The following proteins come from a genomic window of Chloracidobacterium sp.:
- a CDS encoding PilZ domain-containing protein, translating into MSVSTEATDITDERIFITRPPLNAVVKGKDENGESWKEVADVVTYSITGAAFYMPRECKTGQLVSLMLPLPEELRCYDHEKEFYRVWGLVQHSRASVVDDIECFHVGIAFIGKNAPTSYHNDPSRSYRVSGMNEDGLWRVAPLKGEFKTRRDIRYWQAIDLYLALVDSDKQSLAGARSVTENISRSGAAVISKLDADVGDRVKFISEEYDFSGLAVVCNRQTGDDHRRRLHLQFVDAKFPVEKLKRLDPAK; encoded by the coding sequence ATGTCAGTCTCAACTGAAGCCACAGACATCACAGACGAACGGATCTTTATCACGCGACCGCCACTTAACGCGGTCGTGAAAGGCAAGGACGAGAACGGAGAGAGTTGGAAGGAGGTCGCCGACGTGGTTACGTATTCGATCACCGGAGCCGCTTTTTACATGCCCCGTGAATGCAAGACCGGACAACTCGTCTCGTTGATGCTTCCGCTGCCCGAAGAACTCCGCTGCTACGATCATGAGAAGGAATTCTACCGAGTATGGGGATTGGTCCAGCACTCAAGAGCCTCGGTTGTCGATGATATCGAGTGTTTTCACGTCGGGATCGCATTTATCGGCAAAAACGCACCGACCAGCTATCATAACGACCCGTCGCGGAGCTATCGCGTTTCCGGGATGAATGAAGATGGACTTTGGCGCGTTGCTCCGTTAAAAGGTGAGTTCAAGACCCGGCGGGACATCCGCTATTGGCAGGCGATCGATCTTTACCTCGCGCTTGTCGATTCCGACAAACAGTCGCTTGCTGGCGCCCGATCGGTGACCGAAAATATCAGCCGGAGCGGAGCTGCCGTGATCTCGAAACTCGACGCCGATGTAGGTGACCGAGTCAAGTTCATTAGCGAGGAATACGACTTTTCGGGGCTCGCAGTCGTCTGCAACCGACAAACCGGCGACGATCATCGAAGGCGGCTTCACCTTCAGTTCGTCGACGCAAAGTTCCCTGTTGAAAAGCTGAAAAGGTTGGACCCGGCAAAGTAA
- a CDS encoding Fe-S cluster assembly protein HesB, with protein sequence MKARSRTKIQKPKEFSFVHTVKGHGWYDLAPFEINEEEGTLNYVIRDSRGAVSEIKMTDREDSIVVDFDRGVSRELVRTSVCRILRMEEDYGEFYAAAGTDAGLKWAAASGAGRMLRSATVFEDLVKSLCTTNCSWGLTKNMVKNLVDSLGEESPSGRRAFPTAAAMAEMDTEFYRSEIRAGYRSPYFVELAESVATGRIDPERWLCSELPTADLKKELKQIKGIGDYAAENLLKLLGRYDGLALDSWLRAQYYKKHNRGITCDDKKIERHYRKFGEWRGLAIWCDMTEDWFAKN encoded by the coding sequence ATGAAAGCGAGATCGAGAACCAAGATCCAAAAACCAAAGGAGTTCAGCTTTGTTCACACCGTCAAGGGTCACGGTTGGTACGACCTTGCGCCATTCGAGATTAACGAGGAAGAAGGCACTCTTAATTACGTTATACGCGATTCTCGCGGCGCGGTGAGCGAGATCAAAATGACCGATCGGGAAGACTCGATCGTCGTCGACTTCGATCGCGGAGTTTCCCGCGAACTTGTCCGGACTTCGGTGTGTCGTATCCTTCGAATGGAAGAGGACTATGGCGAATTTTATGCCGCCGCCGGAACCGACGCCGGGTTGAAATGGGCTGCGGCGTCGGGGGCAGGCCGTATGTTACGGTCGGCAACCGTCTTCGAGGACCTCGTCAAATCTCTCTGTACAACGAACTGCTCTTGGGGACTGACGAAGAACATGGTCAAGAATCTTGTCGACAGTCTGGGTGAAGAATCGCCTTCGGGACGAAGGGCGTTCCCGACGGCCGCCGCAATGGCGGAAATGGATACCGAATTCTACCGCTCTGAGATCAGGGCGGGCTATCGCTCGCCGTATTTTGTCGAACTCGCCGAGTCAGTGGCCACGGGCCGCATTGATCCGGAACGCTGGCTGTGCTCAGAACTCCCGACGGCTGATCTGAAAAAGGAGTTGAAACAGATCAAGGGCATCGGCGATTACGCGGCCGAAAATCTTCTAAAACTTCTCGGACGTTACGACGGCCTCGCTCTCGATTCCTGGCTGCGGGCTCAATACTATAAAAAGCACAATCGCGGCATTACTTGCGACGATAAAAAGATAGAGCGCCACTACCGGAAGTTCGGTGAGTGGCGCGGTCTGGCGATCTGGTGCGATATGACCGAGGATTGGTTTGCGAAAAATTGA
- a CDS encoding DUF1800 domain-containing protein encodes MISIRFRSVTRTLVSCLLTLVVAGMASGQVDPNPNSPTPIVLTEETSTRALTELPTRGLRSAGRSGTKESAFQPGSKVNIYVTNVELMDGEGANAFRVYVEDSRGRLYRFPVLGFSPVNGVDGLYVLTMLLRDEIGYWEQPNPDGDLLISVTWRGISSNRVRIGFGKTGGELKGDAGSQPTPFSALKDLKKAGTIEPETSDLVGYRWSGDRMRFLQQATFGATPELDHRIRRIGLRTYLAEQFEAPYPSANNPYPDFPLKSTDSGNTTIGCGMFDTSTLEYRMCIRNHYSMYPVQNWFMKEAFYGEPQLRHRVSWALSQIWVISGAGGVTQQSSWMIAYHKLLSQHAFGNYRNLMKDITLNPGMGNYLDMARSTRNNPNENYPREILQLFTIGLFMLNQDGTLMLDGQGNPIPTYDQGDVDEFTKVFTGWSFCNTTCPNSAPGIVNYKDPMILNQNNHNITAKTLLSYPNAVNQNIPANLNGNTELDMALDNIFYHPNVGPFVSKLMIQHLVTSDPTPAYVGRVAAVFNNNGLGVRGDMKSVVRAILLDPEARGDIKTDPNYGKLREPVQLVTNVLKTFGVKSADLTQQSDGVVTNYTNPLAQNPFNSPTVFNYYSPDYVIPGTSLLGPEFGIMTTGTSVARANFVNTATFSRINVGETSPLGTSIDLTEWEALAAADPTGNRLLDELNHRMLHGRMSAAMRAAILPAFTAVSATTPRARAQAAIYLVATSSQFQIQR; translated from the coding sequence ATGATTAGCATTAGATTCCGCAGTGTGACGCGAACGCTGGTTTCGTGTCTGCTAACCCTAGTTGTCGCCGGAATGGCATCCGGCCAGGTCGATCCGAATCCGAATTCACCGACGCCAATCGTGCTTACTGAGGAAACCTCGACACGGGCGTTGACGGAACTCCCGACCCGCGGTCTAAGATCGGCGGGAAGGTCCGGTACGAAAGAATCTGCCTTTCAGCCGGGATCAAAGGTCAATATCTATGTGACCAACGTCGAACTCATGGACGGCGAAGGGGCAAACGCATTCAGGGTGTATGTCGAGGACTCGCGCGGGCGGCTTTATCGATTTCCGGTATTGGGCTTCTCGCCGGTGAACGGCGTCGATGGCCTTTATGTGCTGACAATGCTGCTCCGTGACGAGATCGGCTATTGGGAACAGCCAAATCCGGACGGCGATCTTCTTATCAGCGTCACCTGGCGCGGAATATCAAGCAACCGTGTCCGAATTGGTTTCGGCAAGACCGGCGGCGAACTCAAGGGCGATGCGGGCTCACAGCCAACGCCTTTCTCAGCCCTGAAGGACCTTAAGAAAGCAGGCACCATCGAACCGGAAACCTCAGACCTCGTAGGATATCGCTGGTCGGGCGACCGTATGCGTTTCCTACAGCAGGCGACATTTGGAGCAACTCCGGAACTCGACCATCGCATTCGCCGGATCGGCCTCCGAACGTACCTTGCCGAGCAGTTCGAGGCTCCGTATCCATCGGCAAACAACCCTTATCCCGATTTCCCGCTGAAATCGACAGATTCCGGTAACACAACGATCGGCTGCGGAATGTTCGATACGTCGACCCTCGAATACCGAATGTGTATCCGCAATCATTATTCGATGTACCCGGTTCAGAACTGGTTCATGAAAGAGGCCTTTTACGGCGAACCGCAGCTTCGCCATCGGGTATCATGGGCGCTTTCGCAGATCTGGGTCATCTCGGGCGCAGGCGGCGTTACCCAGCAGTCAAGCTGGATGATCGCGTACCACAAGCTGCTTTCTCAGCATGCTTTTGGGAATTACCGCAACCTGATGAAGGACATTACTCTCAATCCGGGAATGGGTAATTACCTTGACATGGCTCGCAGTACGAGAAATAACCCGAACGAAAACTATCCGCGCGAGATCCTTCAGCTATTCACGATCGGGCTGTTCATGCTGAACCAGGACGGAACGCTGATGCTCGACGGCCAGGGCAATCCGATCCCGACCTATGATCAGGGTGACGTTGACGAATTTACAAAGGTATTTACCGGTTGGTCTTTCTGTAACACCACGTGCCCGAATTCCGCCCCTGGGATCGTCAATTACAAGGATCCGATGATCCTTAATCAGAACAACCACAACATCACTGCAAAAACCCTGTTGTCCTATCCGAACGCCGTAAATCAGAACATACCGGCAAATCTCAACGGCAACACGGAACTCGACATGGCGTTGGACAATATTTTCTACCATCCGAACGTCGGGCCTTTCGTTAGTAAGTTGATGATCCAGCATTTGGTCACCAGCGACCCGACACCGGCATACGTCGGCCGTGTTGCGGCGGTGTTCAACAACAATGGTCTAGGCGTACGCGGTGATATGAAATCCGTCGTTCGCGCCATACTTCTTGATCCCGAAGCAAGGGGAGACATCAAGACCGATCCGAATTACGGTAAGCTTCGCGAGCCCGTTCAGCTTGTTACGAATGTTCTGAAAACATTTGGCGTAAAATCGGCCGATCTGACACAGCAGAGCGACGGTGTGGTAACGAACTACACTAACCCGCTTGCTCAGAACCCGTTCAATTCGCCGACTGTTTTCAACTATTACTCACCGGATTACGTAATTCCGGGAACGTCGCTGCTGGGCCCGGAATTTGGCATCATGACGACAGGCACATCCGTTGCCAGAGCCAATTTTGTCAATACCGCAACGTTTAGCCGAATAAACGTCGGCGAGACATCTCCGCTGGGAACGTCGATCGACCTCACGGAATGGGAAGCGCTTGCGGCAGCCGATCCGACCGGAAACCGTTTGTTGGATGAGCTGAATCACCGCATGCTTCACGGTCGCATGTCGGCAGCAATGCGGGCCGCGATCCTCCCTGCGTTTACGGCTGTTTCGGCGACAACGCCCAGAGCTCGAGCACAGGCTGCAATCTACTTAGTCGCGACCTCGTCGCAATTCCAAATACAGAGGTAA
- a CDS encoding DUF1501 domain-containing protein produces MKESRRDFLKKSTCALSMTAIATQVQHMGLMSALAQKMDEKPEETNVGGGYKALVLIYWSGGNDGNNMVIPNHSDATLSNYAAYAATRSTQGLALDQGSLLPIAVPRMGGLTYGLHPALGPVTGGINNGIHELWGQGKLAIVTNCGTLVRPMTKAQYQNNSVPKPYQLFSHSDQVNQSQTSIANTAAFTGWGGRISDRLTQTSNPGGLVPMITSIAGAQLFTAGQLTLPLAINDSNTSLANVLNPAGFPNNTAGNARKAAFNQLRTVDLESNYVAAASNVTELAMQANAALQTSQDVTVTFPNTSIGRQLRQIARLIKKRTDLSVTRQIFFCQIGGFDTHQGQLPQHTTLFSQYSQAVRAFYDEMGVQGVQNDVTTFTLSDFNRTMNPAGTGANVGTDHAWGNHMFVIGGSVSAETFTGSTRRTELRFRRWS; encoded by the coding sequence ATGAAAGAATCAAGACGAGATTTTCTAAAAAAATCAACGTGTGCCTTGAGCATGACGGCGATCGCGACTCAGGTTCAGCATATGGGCCTAATGAGTGCTCTTGCCCAGAAAATGGACGAGAAGCCGGAAGAGACCAATGTTGGCGGCGGCTACAAAGCCCTTGTGCTCATTTATTGGTCAGGCGGAAACGACGGCAACAATATGGTCATTCCAAACCATAGTGATGCCACGCTCAGTAACTATGCTGCGTATGCAGCGACCAGGAGCACGCAGGGCCTTGCACTCGACCAGGGCAGCCTGCTTCCGATCGCGGTCCCGCGGATGGGCGGTCTTACCTATGGGCTTCACCCGGCACTCGGTCCTGTTACCGGCGGCATTAACAACGGGATACATGAATTATGGGGTCAAGGCAAACTCGCGATCGTGACCAATTGCGGTACGCTTGTCCGCCCGATGACCAAGGCACAGTATCAGAACAATTCAGTGCCTAAACCGTATCAGCTGTTCTCGCATTCGGATCAGGTCAATCAAAGCCAAACGAGCATTGCCAACACTGCTGCCTTTACGGGCTGGGGTGGCCGTATATCTGACCGGCTGACCCAAACGAGCAATCCGGGCGGATTGGTACCGATGATCACGTCGATCGCAGGTGCACAGCTTTTCACTGCGGGGCAATTAACACTTCCGCTTGCGATAAACGACTCGAATACTTCGCTCGCAAATGTGCTGAACCCGGCTGGTTTTCCGAACAATACTGCCGGCAATGCGCGTAAGGCTGCATTCAATCAACTCAGAACGGTCGACCTCGAGTCGAATTATGTCGCAGCGGCAAGCAACGTGACCGAGCTGGCGATGCAGGCAAACGCGGCGTTGCAGACCTCTCAGGACGTGACCGTCACGTTTCCGAACACGAGTATCGGCCGGCAATTGCGGCAGATCGCTCGTTTGATAAAGAAACGTACCGACCTGAGTGTGACCCGCCAGATCTTCTTCTGCCAGATCGGCGGCTTCGACACTCATCAGGGCCAGCTTCCCCAACATACGACCCTGTTCTCGCAGTACAGCCAGGCCGTCCGTGCGTTTTACGACGAAATGGGCGTTCAGGGGGTTCAGAACGATGTGACGACCTTTACGCTTTCGGACTTTAATCGAACGATGAATCCCGCCGGAACCGGGGCGAACGTTGGTACCGACCATGCCTGGGGGAACCACATGTTCGTTATTGGTGGTTCGGTCTCGGCGGAGACTTTTACGGGATCAACACGACGAACGGAACTCCGTTTCCGACGCTGGTCATAG
- the pgsA gene encoding CDP-diacylglycerol--glycerol-3-phosphate 3-phosphatidyltransferase, which yields MNLPNYLTFARIVIVPLLVVVLLTPLAERWFGISGYALAIVIFLIASATDILDGHLARRRNQVSTLGKFLDPIADKLLVSAALIVLVEKNLAPSWAVVIILGREFIVTGLRSVAAAEGIIIQAQLSGKIKMWAQSIAIVALLVAAANGKPPVSNFGLEYPAITFWEVAEVRTAFTNLSSFALTANDWKVFGYLVGRGALWVSVFMAIWSMYAYFAFFFRSKQENENENEADV from the coding sequence GTGAACCTGCCAAACTACTTAACCTTTGCACGGATCGTGATCGTCCCGCTGCTGGTCGTGGTATTGCTGACGCCGCTTGCCGAACGTTGGTTCGGAATAAGCGGCTACGCACTGGCCATTGTGATCTTTCTGATCGCATCTGCAACCGATATACTCGACGGACACCTTGCTCGACGGCGTAATCAGGTCTCGACGCTGGGGAAATTCCTCGATCCGATCGCAGACAAACTGCTTGTGTCAGCGGCCCTGATCGTCCTGGTCGAAAAGAACCTCGCACCATCATGGGCAGTAGTGATAATTCTCGGACGCGAGTTCATCGTTACAGGACTTCGGTCGGTCGCTGCGGCTGAGGGCATCATAATTCAGGCCCAGCTATCCGGAAAGATCAAGATGTGGGCGCAATCGATCGCGATCGTCGCCTTGCTCGTTGCCGCCGCAAATGGAAAACCGCCGGTCTCAAACTTCGGCTTGGAATATCCGGCGATCACCTTTTGGGAAGTTGCCGAAGTGCGGACGGCCTTTACGAATCTTAGCTCATTCGCATTGACTGCGAATGACTGGAAGGTGTTTGGATATTTGGTCGGAAGGGGTGCTTTGTGGGTTTCGGTCTTTATGGCAATTTGGTCAATGTACGCCTACTTCGCATTCTTCTTTCGTTCTAAGCAAGAAAACGAGAACGAAAATGAGGCTGACGTTTAA